From the genome of Pseudomonas sp. TMP9, one region includes:
- the uvrY gene encoding UvrY/SirA/GacA family response regulator transcription factor: MIKVLVVDDHDLVRTGITRMLADIDGFHVVGQAESGEESLKKARELKPDVVLMDIKMPGIGGLEATRKLTRSHPDLKVLAVTACEEDPFPTRLLQAGAAGYLTKGAALEEMVQAIRMVFGGQRYISPQIAQQLALKSFQPQSSNSPFDLLSEREIQIALMIAGCQKVQVISDKLCLSPKTVNTYRYRIFEKLSITSDVELALLAVRHGMIDAGS; the protein is encoded by the coding sequence GTGATTAAAGTGCTCGTTGTTGATGACCATGACCTCGTACGCACTGGCATCACCCGCATGCTGGCTGACATCGACGGTTTTCACGTCGTGGGTCAAGCTGAGTCTGGCGAAGAGTCGCTGAAAAAAGCCCGCGAGCTTAAGCCTGACGTTGTGCTGATGGATATCAAGATGCCGGGTATCGGGGGTCTTGAGGCAACGCGCAAACTGACGCGCAGTCACCCTGATCTTAAAGTGCTTGCCGTCACCGCTTGTGAAGAAGACCCATTCCCCACGCGTTTATTGCAAGCCGGCGCTGCGGGCTACCTGACCAAGGGTGCTGCCCTGGAAGAAATGGTCCAAGCAATCCGTATGGTATTTGGTGGCCAGCGGTACATCAGCCCGCAGATCGCTCAGCAATTGGCGCTTAAGTCGTTTCAGCCGCAAAGCAGCAACTCACCTTTTGATTTGCTTTCAGAGCGGGAAATTCAAATCGCTTTGATGATCGCTGGCTGCCAGAAGGTTCAGGTGATTTCCGACAAGCTATGCCTGTCACCGAAAACAGTGAACACCTACCGCTATCGCATCTTCGAAAAACTATCGATCACCAGCGATGTTGAACTGGCTTTGCTGGCCGTTCGCCACGGCATGATTGATGCCGGCAGCTGA
- the cysG gene encoding siroheme synthase CysG, whose amino-acid sequence MDFLPLFHNLQDRLVLVVGGGEVAVRKSRLLRDAGARLRVVAPEIRDELREMALAGNGEIVLRDYQTTDLNGVVLIIAATDDEPLNARISVEAQALFIPVNVVDSPKLCSVIFPAIVDRSPLIVAITSGGDAPVLARLIRAKIETWIPATYGQLAGLAKRFRAQVKGLFPDVQRRRVFWEDVFQGQVAESVFAGKLQEGQRLLEEKIAGIAPRTLGEVYLVGAGPGDPDLLTFRALRLMQQADVVLYDRLVAPAIIELCRRDAERIYVGKQRAEHALPQDQINQRLVTLAKEGKRVLRLKGGDPFIFGRGGEEIEELAAHGIPFQVVPGITAASGCAAYAGIPLTHRDHAQSVRFVTGHLKDGSSDLPWSELTTPTQTLVFYMGLVGLPMICQQLIAHGRAATTPAALIQQGTTQNQRVFTGTLANLAELVAQHEVRAPTLVIVGEVVQLREKLAWFEDAQTRL is encoded by the coding sequence ATGGATTTTCTGCCCCTGTTCCACAACCTGCAGGATCGTCTGGTATTAGTGGTTGGGGGCGGCGAAGTCGCCGTGCGTAAGTCGCGTTTATTGCGTGATGCCGGCGCGCGACTGCGGGTTGTGGCGCCCGAGATTCGTGATGAATTGCGTGAAATGGCCTTGGCGGGCAACGGCGAAATAGTGCTGCGCGATTATCAGACAACTGACCTCAACGGCGTGGTGCTGATTATTGCCGCCACCGATGATGAGCCGTTGAACGCGCGAATTTCAGTTGAAGCCCAAGCCTTGTTTATCCCCGTCAATGTGGTCGACTCGCCCAAGCTGTGTAGCGTGATTTTTCCGGCTATTGTCGATCGCTCACCGCTGATCGTGGCAATCACCAGTGGCGGCGATGCGCCGGTGCTGGCACGCCTGATTCGCGCCAAAATCGAAACCTGGATACCCGCAACCTATGGGCAATTAGCCGGTTTGGCCAAGCGCTTCCGTGCTCAAGTCAAAGGACTATTCCCGGATGTGCAGCGGCGCCGGGTGTTCTGGGAAGATGTGTTCCAAGGCCAAGTGGCCGAAAGCGTTTTTGCCGGCAAACTGCAGGAAGGTCAGCGCCTTTTGGAAGAAAAAATTGCCGGTATCGCGCCGCGTACGCTGGGTGAGGTGTACCTCGTGGGTGCAGGCCCAGGCGACCCTGACTTGTTGACCTTTCGCGCCTTACGATTGATGCAACAAGCTGATGTGGTGCTCTATGACCGGTTGGTAGCACCAGCCATTATTGAGTTATGCCGCCGCGATGCTGAGCGCATTTATGTGGGTAAACAGCGGGCCGAACATGCGCTGCCGCAGGACCAAATCAATCAGCGCTTGGTGACATTGGCTAAAGAAGGCAAGCGCGTGCTGCGCCTTAAGGGCGGTGATCCGTTTATTTTCGGCCGCGGCGGCGAGGAAATCGAAGAGCTGGCGGCCCATGGCATTCCGTTCCAAGTGGTGCCGGGTATTACCGCTGCTTCAGGCTGCGCGGCCTATGCGGGCATTCCACTGACGCATCGCGATCACGCGCAGTCTGTGCGCTTTGTCACTGGGCACCTGAAAGACGGTAGCAGTGATTTACCGTGGAGCGAGCTGACGACGCCGACTCAGACTTTAGTGTTTTACATGGGCCTGGTCGGGCTGCCCATGATTTGCCAGCAGTTAATCGCTCATGGCCGAGCAGCGACGACACCTGCCGCCTTGATACAGCAGGGCACCACGCAGAATCAGCGGGTGTTTACCGGCACACTAGCTAATTTGGCTGAATTAGTTGCGCAGCACGAAGTACGAGCACCGACCCTAGTGATCGTTGGTGAAGTGGTACAGCTACGTGAGAAACTGGCCTGGTTTGAGGATGCTCAAACCAGGCTTTGA
- the tusD gene encoding sulfurtransferase complex subunit TusD, translated as MKFAIALFSPAHAPSSRRALRFAQAALAGGHEIVRLFFYQEGVHSASSNVVFAQDELDITREWREWVHAQQLDAVVCIAAALRRGVLNAEEAQRYSRPAANLDAPWALSGLGQLHEATQLADRLVCFGGP; from the coding sequence ATGAAGTTCGCCATCGCCCTGTTCTCCCCTGCTCATGCGCCCTCCTCGCGGCGCGCCTTGCGTTTTGCTCAGGCGGCATTGGCGGGCGGGCATGAAATCGTGCGGTTGTTTTTCTATCAGGAGGGTGTTCACAGCGCCTCGAGTAATGTGGTCTTTGCTCAGGATGAACTAGACATAACCCGTGAGTGGCGTGAATGGGTGCACGCTCAGCAGTTAGATGCCGTGGTGTGTATCGCCGCGGCCTTACGCCGTGGCGTATTGAACGCTGAGGAAGCCCAGCGGTATTCACGCCCAGCCGCCAATTTGGATGCACCTTGGGCGCTTTCCGGGCTCGGCCAACTGCATGAAGCGACGCAATTAGCGGATCGCTTAGTCTGCTTTGGAGGCCCTTAA
- a CDS encoding Bax inhibitor-1/YccA family protein, with protein sequence MNEQNYALDHSQVEQQEVSRVLRNTYGLLAITLAFSGLVAYMAQRANVPYPNIFVVLIGFYGLFFLTAKLRNSAWGLVSTLALTGFMGYTLGPILNRYMGMANGAEVVSSAFAMTALVFCGLSAYVLTTRKDMSFLSGFITAGFFVLLGAMVAGFFFQISGLQLAISAGFVLFSSACILFQTSAIIHGGERNYIMATISLYVSIYNLFISLLQILGIMGSSD encoded by the coding sequence ATGAACGAACAGAATTATGCACTTGACCACAGTCAGGTCGAGCAGCAAGAAGTCAGCCGCGTGCTGCGCAACACTTACGGCCTGTTAGCCATCACGCTGGCCTTCAGCGGATTAGTGGCTTATATGGCGCAACGCGCCAACGTGCCTTACCCGAACATTTTTGTGGTACTGATCGGTTTTTACGGCCTGTTTTTCCTTACCGCAAAGTTGCGTAATTCGGCTTGGGGCCTGGTTTCAACCCTCGCACTCACCGGCTTCATGGGTTACACGCTAGGCCCAATCCTTAATCGCTACATGGGAATGGCTAATGGAGCTGAGGTCGTCAGCTCCGCATTCGCCATGACGGCGCTGGTGTTCTGCGGCCTGTCCGCTTACGTGTTGACCACTCGTAAAGACATGAGCTTTCTCAGTGGCTTTATCACAGCAGGATTTTTTGTCTTGCTGGGCGCGATGGTTGCTGGCTTCTTCTTCCAGATTAGCGGCCTGCAATTGGCGATCAGCGCAGGGTTTGTTCTGTTCTCGTCGGCCTGCATCCTGTTCCAAACCAGTGCCATCATTCATGGCGGCGAGCGCAACTACATCATGGCCACCATCAGCCTGTATGTATCGATCTACAACCTGTTTATCAGCCTGTTGCAGATTCTAGGCATCATGGGCAGCAGCGACTGA
- the serS gene encoding serine--tRNA ligase has protein sequence MLDSKLVRTQLLDVAERLAARGFILDVARFEALEAQRKTLQTRTEQLQAERNSRSKSIGQAKQRGEDIAPLLAEVDQMGSDLEQDKAELDTIQSELDNLLLNIPNLPHESVPVGADEDGNVEVSRWGTPRHFDFKIQDHVALGEQHGWLDFETAAKLSGARFAVLRGPIARLHRALAQFMLNLHTSEHGYEEAYTPYLVQAPALQGTGQLPKFEEDLFKISREGEADLYLIPTAEVSLTNIVAGEILDPKHLPLKLVAHTPCFRSEAGASGRDTRGMIRQHQFDKVEMVQIVEPSQSMEALESLTGNAERVLQLLELPYRKLALCTGDMGFSAVKTYDLEVWVPSQDKYREISSCSNCGDFQARRMQARYRNPETGKPELLHTLNGSGLAVGRTLVAVLENYQQADGSIRVPDVLKPYMGGIEVIG, from the coding sequence ATGCTTGATTCCAAACTCGTCCGTACCCAGCTCCTTGACGTGGCTGAGCGCCTCGCTGCCCGTGGCTTTATCCTCGATGTTGCGCGTTTTGAAGCGCTCGAAGCTCAGCGTAAAACCCTGCAAACCCGCACCGAGCAGCTGCAAGCTGAGCGCAACAGCCGCTCCAAATCCATTGGTCAAGCCAAGCAGCGCGGTGAAGACATTGCGCCGCTGCTGGCGGAAGTGGATCAGATGGGCAGCGACCTTGAGCAGGATAAAGCTGAGCTCGACACCATCCAGAGCGAACTCGATAATCTGCTCTTGAATATCCCCAACCTGCCCCATGAGTCGGTGCCGGTTGGTGCTGATGAAGACGGCAACGTTGAAGTCTCGCGCTGGGGCACGCCGCGCCACTTTGATTTTAAAATTCAGGACCATGTCGCCTTGGGCGAGCAGCACGGCTGGCTGGATTTTGAAACCGCCGCTAAGTTGTCCGGTGCACGCTTTGCCGTGCTGCGCGGCCCTATCGCCCGACTGCACCGCGCCTTAGCGCAATTTATGCTCAACCTGCACACGAGCGAGCACGGCTATGAAGAGGCCTACACGCCTTACCTGGTTCAGGCTCCAGCGCTGCAAGGCACTGGCCAGTTGCCGAAGTTCGAAGAAGACCTGTTCAAAATCAGCCGCGAGGGCGAAGCCGACCTTTACCTGATCCCGACTGCTGAAGTGTCGCTGACCAATATTGTCGCCGGTGAAATTCTCGACCCTAAACACTTGCCGCTGAAACTGGTGGCGCACACCCCGTGCTTTCGCAGTGAAGCCGGTGCCTCGGGCCGTGATACGCGCGGCATGATCCGTCAGCATCAGTTCGACAAGGTTGAGATGGTGCAGATTGTCGAGCCTAGCCAGTCCATGGAGGCATTGGAAAGTCTGACCGGCAATGCGGAGCGTGTGCTGCAACTGCTCGAGCTGCCGTACCGCAAACTGGCGCTGTGCACTGGCGACATGGGGTTCAGTGCAGTGAAGACGTACGACCTAGAAGTGTGGGTGCCGAGCCAAGATAAATATCGCGAAATTTCTTCCTGCTCCAATTGCGGCGATTTCCAGGCGCGCCGCATGCAAGCGCGCTACCGCAACCCTGAAACCGGCAAGCCAGAGCTGCTGCACACCCTCAATGGTTCAGGCCTAGCGGTGGGTCGCACCTTGGTCGCGGTGCTGGAAAACTACCAGCAAGCCGATGGCAGTATCCGTGTACCAGACGTATTGAAGCCCTATATGGGTGGTATTGAAGTCATTGGTTAA
- the crcB gene encoding fluoride efflux transporter CrcB produces the protein MIRVALAVALGGAVGSVLRFLTASWVAGQWPRHFYLGTFTVNIIGCLLIGLLSGLFLLRSDLPIELRSGLIIGLLGGFTTFSSFSLELLKLFESGRHNEAFVYLLCSVVGGVLAVWAGFALARL, from the coding sequence ATGATTCGTGTAGCGTTAGCCGTCGCCCTCGGCGGAGCGGTGGGCTCTGTGTTGCGTTTTCTCACTGCCAGTTGGGTCGCCGGGCAGTGGCCGCGGCATTTTTATTTGGGCACCTTTACCGTCAACATTATTGGCTGCCTGCTGATCGGTTTACTGTCAGGCTTATTCCTGCTGCGCAGTGATCTGCCCATCGAGTTGCGCAGCGGTTTGATCATTGGCCTGCTCGGCGGCTTCACTACTTTTTCCTCATTCAGCCTGGAGTTGCTCAAGCTGTTTGAAAGCGGCCGTCACAATGAAGCATTCGTCTATCTACTGTGCAGCGTGGTCGGCGGCGTGCTCGCCGTTTGGGCCGGTTTTGCCCTGGCGCGCCTTTAG
- the uvrC gene encoding excinuclease ABC subunit UvrC: MIFDSSAFLSTCSGRPGVYRMFDADAKLLYVGKAKHLKKRLASYFRQNGLAPKTAALVAKIAQIETTITANETEALLLEQTLIKEWRPPYNILLRDDKSYPYVFLSDGDFPRLSIHRGAKKQKGRYFGPYPSAGAIRESLNLLQKTFFVRQCEDSFYKNRTRPCLQYQIKRCKAPCVGLVEPAEYADDVRHSVMFLEGRSNALTDELSTGMQAAAGNLDFERAAAMRDQISLLRRVQDQQSMEGGTGDVDVVAVMVNPGGACVHLISVRGGRVLGSKNFFPQVAIEEDVSGVLLAFLAQYYLSSQERDLPTELIVNAQHEDFPVLIAAIDELRGRELSISYRVRGTRARWQQLAVTNAEQALAARLANRQHVTARFEALAQALDMDEVPQRLECFDISHSSGEATVASCVVFGPEGPLKSDYRRYNIEGITPGDDYAAMYQALTRRFSKIKDGEGKLPDILLVDGGKGQLAMAREVLEELAVPDLILLGVAKGATRKPGLETLYLNDAAHEFTLPGNSPALHLIQQIRDESHRFAITGHRARRGKTRRTSTLEEVAGVGPKRRRELLNHFGGLQELSRASIEEIAKAPSISKKLAELIYAALHSE; encoded by the coding sequence ATGATCTTCGATTCAAGCGCCTTTCTCTCCACCTGCAGCGGTCGCCCTGGCGTTTACCGCATGTTCGACGCGGATGCCAAACTGCTTTATGTGGGCAAAGCCAAGCACCTGAAAAAACGCCTGGCCAGTTACTTTCGGCAAAATGGTTTGGCGCCGAAGACAGCCGCTTTGGTGGCTAAGATTGCGCAGATCGAAACCACTATTACCGCCAACGAAACTGAGGCGTTGCTGCTTGAGCAGACGCTGATCAAAGAGTGGCGGCCGCCCTACAACATTCTGTTGCGCGACGATAAATCTTATCCCTACGTATTTCTTTCCGATGGAGACTTTCCGCGGTTGAGCATCCACCGCGGCGCAAAAAAGCAGAAGGGCCGTTACTTTGGCCCGTACCCCAGCGCCGGCGCTATTCGCGAAAGCCTTAACCTGTTGCAGAAGACCTTTTTTGTGCGCCAGTGTGAGGACAGTTTTTACAAAAATCGTACCCGACCCTGCCTGCAATATCAGATCAAGCGCTGCAAGGCGCCTTGTGTTGGATTGGTCGAGCCTGCCGAGTACGCCGACGATGTACGCCACTCGGTGATGTTCCTCGAAGGCCGCAGCAATGCCCTGACTGATGAACTGTCCACCGGCATGCAAGCTGCGGCTGGCAATCTCGACTTCGAGCGTGCGGCGGCAATGCGTGATCAAATTTCGCTGCTACGCCGAGTGCAAGATCAGCAGAGCATGGAGGGCGGCACCGGTGACGTCGACGTGGTCGCAGTCATGGTCAATCCAGGCGGTGCCTGTGTGCATCTAATCAGCGTGCGCGGCGGGCGGGTGCTGGGCAGCAAGAACTTCTTCCCGCAAGTGGCCATCGAGGAGGATGTGAGCGGCGTATTGCTGGCCTTCCTCGCGCAGTATTATTTGAGCAGCCAAGAACGCGACCTGCCCACCGAGCTGATCGTCAATGCTCAGCACGAAGACTTCCCCGTGCTGATTGCTGCAATTGATGAGCTGCGCGGCCGCGAGCTGAGTATCAGCTACCGTGTGCGTGGTACGCGTGCGCGCTGGCAGCAGCTTGCAGTGACCAATGCCGAGCAAGCCCTGGCTGCGCGCTTGGCTAATCGGCAGCACGTAACCGCGCGATTTGAGGCCTTAGCTCAAGCGCTGGATATGGATGAAGTGCCGCAGCGACTGGAATGCTTCGACATCAGCCACTCCAGTGGTGAAGCGACCGTTGCCTCCTGCGTGGTATTTGGCCCCGAAGGGCCGCTGAAGTCTGATTACCGCCGCTACAATATTGAAGGTATAACCCCCGGCGATGACTACGCCGCTATGTACCAAGCCCTCACGCGGCGTTTTAGCAAAATCAAAGACGGCGAAGGTAAGCTGCCCGATATTCTCTTGGTCGACGGTGGCAAAGGCCAGCTGGCAATGGCCCGCGAGGTGCTGGAAGAGCTGGCCGTGCCAGACTTAATTCTGCTCGGTGTGGCCAAAGGCGCAACCCGCAAACCAGGTCTGGAAACTTTATACCTGAATGACGCTGCCCATGAGTTTACCTTGCCTGGTAATTCTCCGGCCCTGCACCTGATCCAGCAAATACGCGATGAGTCACACCGTTTTGCTATCACTGGTCACCGTGCGCGCCGCGGTAAAACACGCCGCACCTCAACGCTTGAGGAGGTTGCAGGGGTAGGACCTAAGCGCCGGCGTGAGTTGCTCAATCACTTTGGTGGGCTGCAAGAGTTGTCCCGCGCCAGTATCGAAGAAATTGCTAAAGCACCCTCAATCAGTAAAAAACTCGCCGAGTTGATTTATGCCGCACTGCACAGTGAGTAG
- a CDS encoding glycosyl transferase family protein: protein MKPINLVTPAEHPFAQFVRILGKGKRGARNLTREEARAAMGMLLDGQTEESQLGAFLMLLRHKEESAEEMAGFAEAVRARLKAPPIPVDLDWPSYAGKKRHLPWFLLAAKALANGGTRILLHGGGPHTAGRMYSEQLLDTLRIPLCRNWQSVEHALNQQQLAFIPLGDWMPQLQGMIDLRNILGLRSPIHSLARILNPLGARCGLQSIFHPGYQAVHREASQLLGDSAIVIKGDGGEIEINPDVTSHLYGTANGVNWDEEWPALSALRHVKPPSLQAAHLAAFWRGEVADEYGQLAVISTVALGLRALGESRESALQRAEQLWAGRDQSLV from the coding sequence ATGAAGCCCATCAATCTCGTCACACCCGCAGAGCATCCATTTGCCCAATTTGTGCGCATCTTAGGTAAAGGTAAGCGCGGCGCACGCAACCTAACCCGCGAGGAAGCTCGCGCAGCGATGGGCATGTTGCTCGATGGTCAAACTGAGGAAAGCCAACTGGGTGCGTTTCTGATGCTGCTGCGGCACAAGGAAGAGAGCGCCGAAGAAATGGCCGGCTTTGCCGAAGCCGTGCGTGCGCGTTTAAAGGCGCCGCCTATCCCGGTGGATCTGGACTGGCCGAGCTATGCCGGTAAAAAACGCCACCTGCCCTGGTTTTTGCTGGCAGCCAAAGCGCTCGCCAATGGCGGTACTCGCATTCTGCTGCACGGCGGTGGTCCGCACACCGCCGGGCGCATGTACAGCGAGCAGCTGCTCGACACCCTGCGTATCCCGTTGTGCCGTAATTGGCAAAGCGTCGAGCACGCGCTGAATCAACAGCAGTTGGCGTTTATCCCGCTGGGCGATTGGATGCCGCAACTGCAGGGCATGATCGACCTGCGCAATATTCTCGGCCTGCGCTCACCGATCCATTCTCTGGCGCGCATCCTCAATCCGCTGGGTGCACGTTGCGGTTTGCAAAGCATCTTCCATCCCGGTTATCAGGCCGTGCACCGTGAGGCCAGCCAATTGCTAGGCGACAGCGCCATAGTAATTAAGGGTGACGGCGGCGAGATCGAGATCAACCCGGACGTTACCAGCCACCTGTACGGTACGGCCAATGGCGTTAATTGGGATGAAGAATGGCCGGCGCTTTCAGCCCTTCGCCACGTCAAGCCGCCGTCCTTGCAAGCCGCTCACCTAGCGGCGTTTTGGCGCGGTGAAGTGGCCGATGAATATGGGCAACTGGCTGTGATTAGCACAGTCGCCTTAGGGTTGCGCGCACTCGGTGAATCGCGTGAAAGCGCCCTGCAGCGAGCCGAGCAGCTTTGGGCTGGGCGTGATCAAAGCCTGGTTTGA
- the tusC gene encoding sulfurtransferase complex subunit TusC — protein MSKSLLIISRQAPWAGPSAREALDIALAGGAFDLPIGMLFLDDGVLQLSALQLPARLQQKDLSANLQALPMFGVEALYVSQRSLVERGLPEQPSIIATQPLDDAEISALIDRYDQVITL, from the coding sequence ATGAGTAAGTCGCTGCTAATCATCAGTCGGCAAGCGCCTTGGGCGGGGCCAAGTGCTCGGGAGGCACTGGATATTGCACTAGCCGGGGGTGCTTTTGATCTGCCCATTGGCATGTTGTTTCTGGATGATGGCGTACTGCAATTGAGCGCCTTGCAGTTGCCCGCTCGCTTGCAGCAAAAAGACCTCAGCGCCAATCTCCAAGCGTTGCCGATGTTTGGCGTAGAAGCGCTCTATGTCTCCCAGCGCAGCTTGGTAGAACGCGGTTTACCTGAGCAGCCCAGTATTATTGCCACACAACCTCTGGACGATGCTGAGATCAGCGCGTTGATTGACCGTTACGACCAGGTGATTACGCTCTAA
- a CDS encoding TusE/DsrC/DsvC family sulfur relay protein, whose translation MSLLDVEGRSLALDKDGYLLTLTDWSEATAGVLAQREGISLSPEHWEILILVRSFYDQFQLSPANRPLIKFIASTLGPEKGNSLHLNRLFNGAPAKLAAKLAGLPKPTNCL comes from the coding sequence ATGAGCCTGCTGGATGTTGAAGGACGCAGCCTCGCGCTGGATAAAGATGGCTATCTGCTCACATTGACGGATTGGTCTGAGGCCACGGCCGGGGTGTTAGCGCAGCGCGAAGGGATTAGCCTAAGCCCCGAGCACTGGGAAATTCTAATTCTGGTGCGCAGCTTTTATGACCAATTTCAGCTGTCACCCGCTAATCGGCCCTTGATCAAATTTATTGCAAGCACACTCGGCCCTGAAAAAGGCAACAGCCTTCACCTCAATCGCCTGTTCAATGGCGCTCCTGCCAAACTCGCCGCCAAGCTGGCGGGCCTGCCTAAGCCGACCAATTGCCTATGA
- the tusB gene encoding sulfurtransferase complex subunit TusB, with translation MATLHVLSHSPFTDSRLSSCLRILGGQDALLLCGDAVYALQAGSAQWLALELMPERIRLYALDEDVRARGLASPPRLTMVDYSGFVALSCQYDKVNTWL, from the coding sequence ATGGCTACCTTGCACGTGCTCTCTCATTCCCCCTTTACCGACAGCCGCCTGAGCAGTTGCCTGCGTATTCTCGGCGGCCAGGATGCCCTGCTGTTATGCGGCGATGCGGTGTATGCCTTGCAGGCTGGCAGCGCACAATGGCTAGCGCTTGAGCTGATGCCTGAGCGCATTCGGCTGTACGCCTTAGATGAAGACGTTAGGGCCCGTGGGCTTGCGTCGCCACCCCGGCTGACCATGGTCGATTATTCAGGTTTTGTGGCACTCAGCTGTCAATACGACAAAGTGAACACGTGGCTATGA